A region from the Triticum aestivum cultivar Chinese Spring chromosome 3D, IWGSC CS RefSeq v2.1, whole genome shotgun sequence genome encodes:
- the LOC123079248 gene encoding uncharacterized protein, producing the protein MELQEESSDVGALVSAPSRNLSSSSSTFVSANQSPFFTPRSLSARRPEHAHVQHNNSPTGIALKIGDILSSDTLVQQRQLPSASIRLLLDDASPPPSLCTSSNFGTPAIVYNNPSFISTFNGPYQGSSSATPTSNCDRSTRKEKQKRQVGVYRKSSSSQPTPSAASVSRLRTYDVYIGFHGRKASLLRFTNWLRAELEIHGISCFASDRARCRNSHSHDAVERVMNASTYGIVILTKKSFGNPYTIEELRNFFGKKNLIPIFFDLSAADCLARDIIEKRGELWEKHGGELWMLYGGMENEWRESVDALSRVVDVQLEANDTNWRASILQAVILLATKLGRRSVVDRVNRWRLRVEKDEFPFPRNGDFVGRKKELSELELILFGDVSGEGEKKYFELKTKHRRKGPVSGWSADNYEQLNADTIKGKEPVLWKETEEGIEMQRLGTPLQHGRQPRVKNGGRYGRKKKTRKILYGKGIACISGESGMGKTDLALEYAYRFSQRYKMILWVRGESRYIRHNYLSLRTHLEVDLSVDTRLHEKGSDRCFEEQEEEAIAKIRQELMRDIPYLVIIDNLESEKDWWDKRVIMDLLPQFGGETHFIITTRLPRVMNLEPMKLSYLSGAEAMTLMKGAVKEYPLMEIDALKVIEEKLGRLTLGLGIVGAILSELPITPSRLLDTLNRPSPIRDFSWNDREVISLKNHEILVRLLDVCLSIFEHADGPRSLAIRMVQVSGWFAPSAVPIHMLALAAHKIPKKHRRGPRWRKWWRALTCGLATSRMQRSEAEAAAMLMRFGIARCSAKSEYIQFHDMIRLYARKRGGTRTAQAAVQSVYLRGSIKHSSEHLWAACFMAFGFGSDPFLVELRPSELMFFVKQIVVPLAINTFITYSRCNAALELLRLCTDALERAAESMLSHAGKWRETSISCFRPVQSEAQYTYLWQELALLKASVLETRAKLMLRGGQYGIGDDLIRKAIFIRTSICGEHHPDTVSARETLSKLTRLLTNVHLS; encoded by the coding sequence ATGGAGCTTCAAGAGGAAAGCTCTGATGTCGGGGCTTTGGTCTCAGCACCATCAAGGAACCTGTCATCCTCTTCCTCCACATTTGTTTCTGCCAACCAGTCACCTTTCTTCACACCACGGTCACTGTCTGCTCGTCGCCCGGAGCATGCTCATGTCCAGCACAATAACTCCCCGACTGGTATCGCACTGAAAATCGGTGATATTCTTTCCAGTGACACTCTGGTGCAGCAGCGGCAGTTACCATCAGCCAGCATAAGGTTATTGCTAGACGATGCTTCTCCTCCTCCCAGCCTTTGCACTTCAAGTAATTTTGGAACTCCAGCAATTGTCTATAACAATCCCAGCTTCATTTCCACCTTCAATGGCCCATACCAAGGTAGTTCATCAGCGACTCCGACTAGCAATTGTGATCGTTCAACTCGAAAGGAGAAACAGAAGAGACAGGTGGGAGTATATCGGAAATCTTCGTCCTCTCAACCTACGCCATCAGCAGCTTCTGTCAGTAGGCTTCGGACCTATGATGTGTACATAGGGTTTCATGGCCGCAAGGCTTCACTGCTGAGGTTCACAAATTGGCTTCGTGCAGAACTTGAGATTCATGGAATCAGTTGCTTTGCTTCTGATCGGGCCAGGTGTCGGAATTCACACAGCCATGATGCTGTTGAGAGGGTAATGAATGCTTCCACATATGGAATTGTCATCCTTACAAAGAAGTCATTTGGCAATCCTTATACCATTGAGGAGCTCAGGAACTTCTTTGGCAAGAAAAATCTGATCCCTATATTCTTTGACTTGAGTGCTGCTGATTGCCTTGCCAGAGATATCATAGAGAAGAGAGGAGAACTGTGGGAAAAACATGGCGGTGAGCTGTGGATGTTATATGGTGGAATGGAGAATGAATGGAGGGAATCAGTTGATGCTCTTTCTCGGGTGGTAGATGTGCAGTTAGAAGCGAATGATACCAATTGGAGAGCCTCCATACTGCAAGCAGTTATCCTTTTGGCCACGAAATTAGGTAGGAGAAGTGTGGTTGATCGGGTGAATAGGTGGAGATTGAGGGTGGAGAAAGATGAATTTCCTTTCCCTCGCAATGGTGATTTCGTCGGGAGGAAAAAGGAGCTCTCGGAGTTGGAGCTCATTTTGTTTGGTGATGTCAGTGGGGAAGGGGAAAAGAAGTATTTTGAGCTCAAGACAAAACACAGAAGAAAAGGCCCTGTGAGTGGCTGGTCTGCTGACAATTATGAGCAACTAAATGCAGATACCATCAAGGGAAAGGAACCAGTTTTGTGGAAGGAGACTGAGGAAGGCATTGAGATGCAGAGACTGGGCACTCCACTGCAGCATGGCCGACAGCCGAGAGTGAAGAATGGTGGGAGATATGGAAGGAAGAAAAAAACTAGGAAGATACTCTATGGAAAGGGCATTGCTTGCATATCAGGGGAATCTGGAATGGGCAAGACAGACTTGGCTTTGGAGTACGCATACAGGTTCTCCCAGAGATATAAGATGATTTTGTGGGTCAGAGGGGAGAGCAGATACATTCGACATAATTATTTGTCTTTGCGGACTCATTTGGAAGTAGATTTAAGTGTTGATACTCGCTTGCATGAGAAAGGAAGTGACCGATGCTTTGAGGAACAGGAAGAGGAAGCCATTGCCAAGATAAGACAAGAACTGATGCGGGACATACCGTATTTAGTTATCATTGATAATCTGGAGAGTGAGAAGGACTGGTGGGATAAGAGAGTCATAATGGACCTTCTCCCACAATTTGGTGGAGAGACTCACTTCATCATAACAACACGCCTTCCACGGGTGATGAACTTGGAGCCAATGAAGCTTTCTTATTTATCTGGTGCTGAGGCAATGACTTTGATGAAGGGGGCTGTCAAGGAATACCCGCTAATGGAAATTGATGCGCTCAAGGTCATTGAAGAAAAGCTTGGGAGGCTCACTCTTGGCCTAGGTATTGTTGGAGCTATACTCTCGGAGCTTCCAATTACTCCAAGCAGGCTTCTTGACACGTTGAATCGGCCATCGCCCATAAGAGATTTTTCTTGGAATGACAGAGAAGTAATCAGCTTGAAAAATCATGAAATCCTTGTTAGACTCCTGGATGTCTGCCTATCTATATTTGAGCATGCAGATGGCCCCAGGAGTCTGGCAATTCGTATGGTTCAAGTGAGTGGTTGGTTTGCACCATCTGCAGTTCCAATTCATATGTTGGCTCTGGCTGCACATAAAATCCCAAAGAAGCATCGGAGGGGTCCAAGGTGGAGGAAGTGGTGGCGAGCACTAACTTGTGGCCTTGCAACTTCTAGGATGCAGAGATCTGAAGCAGAAGCAGCTGCAATGTTGATGAGGTTTGGAATTGCCAGGTGCAGCGCAAAGTCTGAGTATATCCAGTTCCATGATATGATCAGGCTATATGCTCGCAAGCGAGGAGGCACAAGAACGGCTCAAGCTGCAGTCCAATCAGTGTACCTCCGAGGATCAATTAAACATTCTTCTGAGCACCTATGGGCTGCCTGCTTCATGGCTTTTGGATTTGGTTCTGATCCTTTTCTGGTAGAACTGAGGCCATCTGAGTTGATGTTCTTCGTGAAGCAGATTGTCGTGCCACTTGCGATAAACACATTCATCACATATTCCCGATGCAATGCTGCCCTGGAGCTGCTGCGCCTGTGCACTGACGCATTGGAGCGTGCAGCTGAATCCATGCTCTCCCATGCTGGCAAATGGAGGGAAACATCAATCTCCTGCTTTAGGCCAGTTCAGTCAGAAGCCCAGTATACCTATCTTTGGCAGGAGCTGGCTCTTCTGAAAGCTTCTGTACTAGAAACACGGGCGAAGCTGATGCTCCGAGGCGGACAGTATGGCATCGGGGATGACCTGATACGGAAGGCCATATTCATCCGCACTTCCATCTGCGGCGAGCACCACCCCGACACGGTCTCGGCTCGAGAAACCCTCAGTAAACTAACAAGGCTCCTTACAAACGTCCACCTTAGTTGA
- the LOC123074781 gene encoding 50S ribosomal protein L33 encodes MGKAKRASIFIRLVSAAGTGFFYVKRKNPRRITEKLEFRKYDPRVNKHVLFTEAKMK; translated from the coding sequence ATGGGGAAGGCGAAGCGGGCGTCCATCTTCATCAGGCTCGTGTCGGCCGCCGGCACGGGGTTCTTCTACGTGAAGCGCAAGAACCCTCGGCGGATCACGGAGAAGCTCGAGTTCCGGAAGTACGACCCCCGCGTCAACAAGCACGTCCTCTTCACGGAGGCCAAGATGAAGTGA